A stretch of Oreochromis aureus strain Israel breed Guangdong linkage group 11, ZZ_aureus, whole genome shotgun sequence DNA encodes these proteins:
- the LOC120442548 gene encoding C-C chemokine receptor type 2-like isoform X1 — MSEENTTYYDYQDYFDFPNCTGFSPTNLSDVKDFNKVFLTTLYSLVFIMGFIGNGLVVCVLVKHRNQSNLTDICLFNLALSDLLFVFTLPFYSHYVRVGQWTFGDFMCRLISCSHHIGFFSSIFFMVVMTLDRYMIIVHAHRVARYRTMRAAIILTVLVWMLSLFVSLPDFIFIKAIEQESQRVECYYPEESKVWEHYSLFTINVLGLVIPLLVMVGCYSRIIPTLVSMRTTKKHRIVKLIICIVVAFFLLWAPYNISLFLEFLEKRGTIPKSKTWYKNLRLSKTVTEALAYTHCCLNPIIYAFVGEKFMRRALQLLKKFVPFYGRYLSDSSFRRSSVMSRGSEVTSASLKL; from the exons ATGTCAG AAGAAAACACCACGTACTATGATTACCAAGATTACTTTGACTTTCCTAACTGCACAGGCTTTTCTCCTACCAACCTAAGTGATGTAAAGGACTTCAACAAAGTGTTTCTCACCACTCTCTACAGTTTGGTTTTCATCATGGGCTTCATAG GTAACGGACTAGTGGTGTGTGTCCTGGTGAAGCACCGCAATCAGAGCAACCTGACAGACATCTGCCTCTTCAACCTGGCTCTCTCTGACCTCCTCTTCGTCTTCACGCTGCCTTTCTACTCTCACTATGTCAGGGTCGGCCAGTGGACTTTTGGAGACTTCATGTGCCGTTTGATCTCCTGCTCTCACCACATTGGCTTCTTCAGCAGCATCTTCTTCATGGTTGTCATGACGCTGGACCGCTACATGATTATCGTGCACGCTCACAGGGTTGCACGTTATCGCACAATGAGGGCAGCCATCATTCTGACCGTGCTCGTTTGGATGCTGAgcttgtttgtctctctgccaGATTTTATCTTCATAAAGGCAATAGAACAGGAATCCCAAAGAGTGGAGTGTTACTATCCTGAGGAGAGCAAAGTCTGGGAGCATTACAGCCTATTCACCATAAATGTGCTGGGTCTCGTCATTCCCTTGCTGGTGATGGTAGGTTGCTACTCCAGGATCATCCCCACGCTGGTGAGCATGAGGACCACAAAGAAGCATCGCATTGTCAAGCTGATCATCTGCATAGTGGTTGCATTTTTCTTACTCTGGGCCCCGTATAACATTTCCCTTTTCCTGGAGTTTCTTGAGAAAAGAGGAACAATCCCCAAAAGTAAAACCTGGTACAAAAATTTGAGGCTGTCAAAAACAGTGACTGAGGCCTTAGCTTACACTCACTGCTGTCTGAACCCCATCATATATGCTTTTGTGGGAGAGAAGTTTATGAGACGAGCCTTGCAGCTGCTGAAAAAGTTTGTTCCTTTTTATGGAAGATATTTGTCAGACAGCTCATTCAGGAGAAGCTCAGTTATGTCCAGGGGCTCTGAAGTCACCTCAGCTTCTTTGAAACTCTAG
- the LOC120442548 gene encoding C-C chemokine receptor type 2-like isoform X2: MSGFSPTNLSDVKDFNKVFLTTLYSLVFIMGFIGNGLVVCVLVKHRNQSNLTDICLFNLALSDLLFVFTLPFYSHYVRVGQWTFGDFMCRLISCSHHIGFFSSIFFMVVMTLDRYMIIVHAHRVARYRTMRAAIILTVLVWMLSLFVSLPDFIFIKAIEQESQRVECYYPEESKVWEHYSLFTINVLGLVIPLLVMVGCYSRIIPTLVSMRTTKKHRIVKLIICIVVAFFLLWAPYNISLFLEFLEKRGTIPKSKTWYKNLRLSKTVTEALAYTHCCLNPIIYAFVGEKFMRRALQLLKKFVPFYGRYLSDSSFRRSSVMSRGSEVTSASLKL, translated from the exons ATGTCAG GCTTTTCTCCTACCAACCTAAGTGATGTAAAGGACTTCAACAAAGTGTTTCTCACCACTCTCTACAGTTTGGTTTTCATCATGGGCTTCATAG GTAACGGACTAGTGGTGTGTGTCCTGGTGAAGCACCGCAATCAGAGCAACCTGACAGACATCTGCCTCTTCAACCTGGCTCTCTCTGACCTCCTCTTCGTCTTCACGCTGCCTTTCTACTCTCACTATGTCAGGGTCGGCCAGTGGACTTTTGGAGACTTCATGTGCCGTTTGATCTCCTGCTCTCACCACATTGGCTTCTTCAGCAGCATCTTCTTCATGGTTGTCATGACGCTGGACCGCTACATGATTATCGTGCACGCTCACAGGGTTGCACGTTATCGCACAATGAGGGCAGCCATCATTCTGACCGTGCTCGTTTGGATGCTGAgcttgtttgtctctctgccaGATTTTATCTTCATAAAGGCAATAGAACAGGAATCCCAAAGAGTGGAGTGTTACTATCCTGAGGAGAGCAAAGTCTGGGAGCATTACAGCCTATTCACCATAAATGTGCTGGGTCTCGTCATTCCCTTGCTGGTGATGGTAGGTTGCTACTCCAGGATCATCCCCACGCTGGTGAGCATGAGGACCACAAAGAAGCATCGCATTGTCAAGCTGATCATCTGCATAGTGGTTGCATTTTTCTTACTCTGGGCCCCGTATAACATTTCCCTTTTCCTGGAGTTTCTTGAGAAAAGAGGAACAATCCCCAAAAGTAAAACCTGGTACAAAAATTTGAGGCTGTCAAAAACAGTGACTGAGGCCTTAGCTTACACTCACTGCTGTCTGAACCCCATCATATATGCTTTTGTGGGAGAGAAGTTTATGAGACGAGCCTTGCAGCTGCTGAAAAAGTTTGTTCCTTTTTATGGAAGATATTTGTCAGACAGCTCATTCAGGAGAAGCTCAGTTATGTCCAGGGGCTCTGAAGTCACCTCAGCTTCTTTGAAACTCTAG
- the LOC120442549 gene encoding C-C chemokine receptor type 5-like, with translation MSEENTMNFDYQDYFEIPNNTHFSPANISVKDFNKVFLTTLYSLVFIMGFIGNGLVVCVLVKHRSQSNLTDICLFNLALSDLLFVFTLPFYSHYARVGQWTFGDFMCRLIAGSHHIGFFSSIFFMVVMTLDRYMIIVHAHRVARYRTMRAAIILTVLVWMLSLFVSLPDFIFIKAIGQESQGVECDYPEESKVWEHYSLFTINVLGLVIPLLVMVGCYSRIIPTLVTMRTAKKHRIVKLIICIVVAFFLLWAPYNISLFLEFLQEREKIPNDETWDNNMRLSKTVTEALAYTHCCLNPIIYAFVGEKFMRRALQLLKKFVPFYGRYLSDSSFRRSSVMSRGSEVTSASLKL, from the exons ATGTCAG AAGAAAACACCATGAACTTTGATTACCAAGATTACTTTGAAATTCCTAACAACACACACTTTTCTCCTGCCAACATAAGTGTCAAGGACTTCAACAAAGTGTTTCTCACCACTCTCTACAGTTTGGTTTTCATCATGGGCTTCATAG GTAACGGACTAGTGGTGTGTGTCCTGGTGAAGCACCGCAGTCAGAGCAACCTGACAGACATCTGCCTCTTCAACCTGGCTCTCTCTGACCTCCTCTTCGTCTTCACGCTGCCTTTCTACTCTCACTATGCCAGGGTCGGCCAGTGGACTTTTGGAGACTTCATGTGCCGTTTGATCGCCGGTTCTCACCACATTGGCTTCTTCAGCAGCATCTTCTTCATGGTTGTCATGACGCTGGACCGCTACATGATCATCGTGCACGCTCACAGGGTTGCACGTTATCGCACAATGAGGGCAGCCATCATTCTGACCGTGCTCGTTTGGATGCTGAgcttgtttgtctctctgccaGATTTTATCTTCATAAAGGCAATAGGACAGGAATCCCAAGGAGTGGAGTGTGACTATCCCGAGGAGAGCAAAGTCTGGGAGCATTACAGCCTATTCACCATAAATGTGCTGGGTCTTGTGATTCCCTTGCTGGTGATGGTAGGTTGCTACTCCAGGATCATCCCCACGCTGGTGACCATGAGGACTGCAAAGAAGCATCGCATTGTCAAGCTGATCATCTGTATAGTCGTTGCATTTTTCTTACTCTGGGCCCCGTATAACATTTCCCTTTTCCTGGAGTTTCttcaggaaagagaaaaaatcCCCAATGATGAAACCTGGGACAATAATATGAGGCTGTCAAAAACAGTGACTGAGGCCTTAGCTTACACTCACTGCTGTCTGAACCCCATCATTTATGCTTTTGTGGGAGAGAAGTTTATGAGACGAGCCTTGCAGCTGCTGAAAAAGTTTGTGCCTTTTTACGGAAGATATTTGTCAGACAGCTCATTCAGGAGAAGCTCAGTTATGTCCAGGGGCTCTGAAGTCACTTCTGCTTCTTTGAAACTCTAG
- the LOC116322586 gene encoding C-C chemokine receptor type 2-like, giving the protein MSEEYTTYYDYQDDNTSFAPTNLSDVKDFNKVFLTTLYSLVFIMGFIGNGLVVCVLVKHRNQSNLTDICLFNLALSDLLFVFTLPFYSHYARVGQWTFGDFMCRLISGSHHIGFFSSIFFMVVMTLDRYMIIVHAHRVARYRTMRAAIILTVLVWMLSLFVSLPDFIFRKAIEQESQGLECDYPEESKVWEHYSLFTINVLGLVIPLLVMVGCYSRIIPTLVSMRTAKKHRIVKLIICIVVAFFLLWAPYNISLFLEFLQKRERIPNDETWDNNMRLSKTVTEALAYTHCCLNPIIYAFVGEKFMRRALQLLKTFFPFYGRYLSDSSFRRSSFMSRGSEVTSASLKL; this is encoded by the exons ATGTCAG AAGAATACACCACGTACTACGATTACCAAGATGACAACACAAGCTTTGCTCCTACCAACCTAAGTGATGTTAAGGACTTCAACAAAGTGTTTCTCACCACTCTCTACAGTTTGGTTTTCATCATGGGCTTCATAG GTAATGGACTAGTGGTGTGTGTCCTGGTGAAGCACCGCAATCAGAGCAACTTGACAGACATCTGCCTCTTCAACCTGGCTCTCTCTGACCTCCTCTTCGTCTTCACGCTGCCTTTCTACTCTCACTATGCCAGGGTCGGCCAGTGGACTTTTGGAGACTTCATGTGCCGTTTGATCTCCGGATCTCACCACATTGGCTTCTTCAGCAGCATCTTCTTCATGGTTGTCATGACGCTGGACCGCTACATGATCATCGTGCACGCTCACAGGGTTGCACGTTATCGCACAATGAGGGCAGCCATCATTCTGACCGTGCTCGTTTGGATGCTGAgcttgtttgtctctctgccaGATTTTATCTTCAGAAAGGCAATAGAACAGGAATCCCAAGGACTGGAGTGTGACTATCCCGAGGAGAGCAAAGTCTGGGAGCATTACAGCCTGTTCACCATAAATGTGCTGGGTCTCGTCATTCCCTTGCTGGTGATGGTAGGTTGCTACTCCAGGATCATCCCCACGCTGGTGAGCATGAGGACTGCAAAGAAGCATCGCATTGTCAAGCTGATCATCTGTATAGTCGTTGCATTTTTCTTACTCTGGGCTCCATATAACATTTCCCTTTTCCTGGAGTTTcttcagaaaagagaaagaatcCCCAATGATGAAACCTGGGACAATAATATGAGGCTGTCAAAAACAGTGACTGAGGCCTTAGCTTACACTCACTGCTGTCTGAACCCCATCATTTATGCTTTTGTGGGAGAGAAGTTTATGAGACGAGCCTTGCAGCTGCTGAAaacgttttttcctttttacggAAGATATTTGTCAGACAGCTCATTCAGGAGAAGCTCATTTATGTCCAGGGGCTCTGAAGTCACCTCTGCTTCTTTGAAACTATAG
- the LOC120442621 gene encoding C-C chemokine receptor type 2-like has product MSEEYTTCYDYQDCFDFPNCTGFPPTNVSDVKDFNKVFLTTLYSLVFIMGFIGNGLVVYVLVKHRNQCNLTDICLFNLALSDLLFVFTLPFYSHYARVGQWTFGDFMCRLISCSHHIGFFSSIFFMVVMTLDRYMIIVHAHRVARYRTKRASIILTVLVWMLSLFVSLPDFIFRKAKEQESQGVQCDYPDESKIWERYDLFTTNVLGLVIPLLVMVGCYSRIIPTLVNMRTAKKHRIIKLIICIVVAFFLLWAPYNISLFLKFFLEKEIILNDKVLDENIRLSITVTEAFAYTHCCLNPIIYAFVGEKFMRRALQLLKKLMPGYSIDLTDSSFRRSSVMSRGSEITSSFKL; this is encoded by the exons ATGTCAG AAGAATACACCACGTGCTATGATTACCAAGATTGCTTTGACTTTCCTAACTGCACAGGCTTTCCTCCTACCAACGTAAGTGATGTAAAGGACTTCAACAAAGTGTTTCTCACCACTCTCTACAGTTTGGTTTTCATCATGGGCTTCATAG GTAATGGACTAGTGGTGTATGTCCTGGTGAAGCACCGCAATCAGTGCAACCTGACAGACATCTGCCTCTTCAACCTGGCTCTCTCTGACCTCCTCTTCGTCTTCACGCTGCCTTTCTACTCTCACTATGCCAGGGTCGGCCAGTGGACTTTTGGAGACTTCATGTGCCGTTTGATCTCCTGCTCTCACCACATTGGCTTCTTCAGCAGCATCTTCTTCATGGTTGTCATGACGCTGGACCGCTACATGATCATTGTGCACGCTCACAGGGTTGCACGTTATCGCACAAAGAGGGCTTCCATCATTCTGACCGTGCTCGTTTGGATGCTGAgcttgtttgtctctctgccgGATTTTATCTTCAGAAAGGCAAAAGAACAGGAATCCCAAGGAGTGCAGTGTGACTATCCTGACGAGAGCAAAATATGGGAGCGTTATGATTTGTTTACCACAAATGTGCTGGGTCTTGTGATTCCCTTGCTGGTGATGGTAGGTTGCTACTCCAGGATCATCCCCACACTGGTAAACATGAGGACCGCAAAGAAGCACCGCATCATCAAGCTGATCATCTGCATAGTAGTTGCATTTTTCTTGCTCTGGGCTCCATATAACATTTCCCTTTTCCTAAAGTTCTtcctggaaaaagaaataatCCTCAATGATAAAGTCTTGGACGAAAATATAAGGCTGTCAATAACAGTGACTGAAGCCTTTGCTTACACTCACTGCTGTCTGAATCCCATCATATATGCTTTTGTGGGAGAGAAGTTTATGAGACGAGCCTTGCAGCTGCTGAAAAAGTTGATGCCTGGTTACAGCATAGATCTGACAGACAGCTCATTCAGGAGAAGCTCAGTTATGTCCAGGGGCTCTGAAATCACCTCCTCTTTTAAACTGTAG